A genomic window from Halorubrum lacusprofundi ATCC 49239 includes:
- a CDS encoding SDR family oxidoreductase yields the protein MEPTVAITGATSGIGRAVAEAFVDEGAFVAVSGRDGDAVDQTVAALNESGDEDGGRDEGEGESGSEDAGTAWGARVDVRDEFDLERFFEKVAREAGPIDVVFANAAVFHGGPGESPTDETSYADYDDTMRTNARGVFATIAEAVPHLADDARVVVPSGGVAHESRSGMGAYAVSKAAAEAVARGFAADLSATVGVVDPGLVATDLTGKERARDPESVAPLFVWAATEAPAEDLNGERLGLREWKAATR from the coding sequence ATGGAGCCCACGGTCGCGATCACCGGCGCAACGAGCGGGATCGGGCGGGCGGTCGCCGAGGCGTTCGTCGACGAGGGGGCGTTCGTCGCCGTCTCCGGACGCGACGGCGACGCGGTTGATCAGACAGTCGCGGCGCTGAACGAGAGCGGAGACGAGGACGGGGGCAGAGACGAAGGCGAAGGAGAGAGCGGGAGCGAGGACGCCGGCACCGCGTGGGGCGCCCGCGTCGACGTGCGCGACGAATTCGACTTGGAGCGGTTCTTCGAGAAGGTCGCCCGAGAGGCCGGCCCGATAGACGTGGTGTTCGCGAACGCGGCCGTCTTCCACGGCGGGCCGGGCGAGAGCCCGACCGACGAGACGAGCTACGCCGACTACGACGACACGATGCGGACCAACGCCCGCGGCGTCTTCGCGACGATCGCGGAGGCGGTCCCGCACCTCGCCGACGACGCGCGAGTCGTCGTCCCGTCGGGCGGCGTCGCCCACGAGTCGCGGTCGGGGATGGGCGCGTACGCCGTCTCGAAGGCGGCCGCCGAGGCGGTCGCGCGCGGGTTCGCGGCCGACCTCTCGGCGACCGTCGGCGTCGTCGACCCCGGGCTCGTCGCGACCGACCTCACCGGGAAGGAGCGCGCCCGCGACCCCGAGAGCGTCGCGCCGCTGTTCGTCTGGGCCGCCACCGAGGCGCCCGCCGAGGACCTGAACGGCGAGCGGCTCGGGCTCCGGGAGTGGAAGGCGGCGACGCGGTAG
- a CDS encoding phytoene desaturase family protein, with protein sequence MDVAPDIDAVAGESVVVIGGGFGGLSTACYLADAGADVTLLEKNEQLGGRASRLEADGFRFDMGPSWYLMPDVFERFFGHFGREPSEFYELERLDPHYRVFWKDGDKVDVLPDREANKALFEEYEPGAGEAFEAYLEESERTYEIGMEHFVYEDRPRLRDYVDKDVLRYSWGLSLLGKMQGHVEDYFDHPKLQQLMQYTLVFLGGSPTNTPALYNLMSHVDYNMGVYYPEGGIGAVVDGIVELGEDLGVEFVTDAEVTAIEGRRGGFALDTADGERYLTDLVVSDADYAHTEQELLPKHKRQYSDEYWESRTYAPSAFLLYLGVEGDVPNLEHHTLVLPTGWNHHFEQIFDDPAWPDDPAYYLCAPSETDDTVAPEGHSNLFALVPIAPGLEDTPELREEYRDLVLDDIAENTDTELRDRIVFEETFCVDDFADRYNSYQGSALGLAHTLRQTSLLRPPHRSDALDGLYFTGSTTTPGIGVPMCLISGQLTAEELSKTA encoded by the coding sequence ATGGACGTGGCCCCGGACATCGACGCCGTGGCCGGCGAGTCCGTCGTCGTGATCGGCGGCGGATTCGGCGGCCTCTCGACCGCCTGTTACCTCGCTGACGCCGGCGCGGATGTGACCCTCTTGGAGAAGAACGAACAGCTCGGCGGGCGCGCGAGCCGGCTGGAGGCCGACGGCTTCCGGTTCGACATGGGGCCGTCGTGGTACCTCATGCCCGACGTGTTCGAACGGTTCTTCGGCCACTTCGGACGCGAACCGTCGGAGTTCTACGAACTGGAGCGACTCGATCCCCACTACCGGGTGTTCTGGAAGGACGGCGACAAGGTCGACGTGCTCCCCGACCGCGAGGCGAACAAGGCCCTCTTCGAGGAGTACGAGCCCGGTGCGGGCGAGGCGTTCGAAGCGTATCTGGAGGAGTCCGAACGCACCTACGAGATCGGGATGGAACACTTCGTGTACGAGGACCGTCCGCGGCTCCGCGACTACGTCGACAAGGACGTGCTCCGGTACTCGTGGGGGCTCTCGCTTCTCGGCAAGATGCAGGGACACGTCGAGGACTACTTCGACCACCCGAAGCTCCAGCAGCTGATGCAGTACACCCTCGTCTTCCTCGGTGGCTCCCCGACGAACACCCCCGCGCTGTACAACCTGATGAGCCACGTCGACTACAACATGGGCGTCTACTACCCCGAAGGCGGGATCGGCGCCGTCGTCGACGGCATCGTCGAACTCGGCGAGGACCTCGGCGTCGAGTTCGTCACCGACGCCGAGGTGACGGCCATCGAGGGACGCCGCGGGGGCTTCGCGCTCGACACCGCCGACGGCGAGCGCTACCTCACGGATCTGGTCGTCTCCGACGCCGACTACGCCCACACCGAACAGGAGCTGCTCCCGAAACACAAGCGCCAGTACAGCGACGAGTACTGGGAGTCGCGGACGTACGCGCCCTCCGCGTTCCTGCTGTACCTCGGCGTCGAGGGCGACGTGCCGAACCTCGAACACCACACGCTGGTGTTGCCGACGGGGTGGAACCACCACTTCGAGCAGATATTCGACGACCCAGCGTGGCCCGATGACCCCGCTTACTACCTCTGTGCGCCCTCCGAGACCGACGACACGGTCGCGCCAGAGGGACACAGCAACCTGTTCGCCTTGGTCCCCATCGCGCCCGGGCTGGAGGACACTCCCGAACTGCGCGAAGAGTACCGCGACCTCGTGTTGGACGACATCGCCGAGAACACCGACACGGAGCTGCGCGACCGGATCGTCTTCGAGGAGACGTTCTGCGTCGACGACTTCGCGGACCGGTACAACAGCTACCAGGGAAGCGCGCTCGGGCTGGCACACACCCTGCGACAGACTTCGCTGCTTCGCCCGCCCCACCGGTCCGACGCGCTCGACGGGCTCTACTTCACGGGGTCGACGACGACCCCCGGTATCGGTGTCCCGATGTGTCTCATCAGCGGACAGCTGACCGCCGAGGAGCTGTCGAAGACGGCGTGA
- a CDS encoding prenyltransferase, with amino-acid sequence MIGAVSDTVTGPDQRSIPDLLQYLLVLSRPRFWLYLAGPVAVGVTYGIADVSELFTPVTVGLAAYFLVPANVFLYGVNDAFDADIDELNPKKEGREARWRGDRLVALAVVVSGALGVAVFAITPRVAWPYLAGFLLLGAGYSAPPVRFKTTPFLDSVSNGLYILPGAAAYAAVSGTHPPIAALAGAWLWAMGMHTFSAIPDIEPDRAAGIRTTATLLGEGRTYAYCVACWVAAAVAFAAVDIRLGVLLGVYPVFAAWVARSSIAVDRAYWWFPALNTAVGTLLAMGGLWRVYPVTEALA; translated from the coding sequence GTGATCGGAGCCGTGAGCGACACCGTAACCGGCCCCGATCAACGCTCGATCCCCGACCTCCTCCAGTACCTGCTAGTGCTGTCGCGGCCGCGGTTCTGGCTGTATCTCGCCGGTCCCGTCGCCGTCGGCGTCACCTACGGAATTGCCGACGTGAGCGAGCTGTTCACGCCGGTCACTGTCGGGCTTGCGGCGTACTTCCTCGTGCCGGCGAACGTCTTCCTCTACGGCGTCAACGACGCCTTCGACGCCGATATCGACGAGCTGAACCCGAAGAAAGAGGGTCGCGAGGCGCGCTGGCGGGGCGACCGACTCGTCGCACTCGCGGTGGTCGTCTCCGGCGCGCTCGGGGTCGCCGTATTCGCGATCACACCGCGAGTCGCATGGCCGTACCTCGCCGGCTTCCTGCTTCTCGGTGCCGGCTACAGCGCCCCGCCAGTGCGGTTCAAGACGACGCCGTTCCTCGACTCCGTCTCGAACGGATTGTACATCTTACCGGGTGCGGCCGCGTACGCTGCCGTGTCCGGGACGCACCCACCGATCGCGGCGCTCGCGGGCGCATGGCTCTGGGCGATGGGGATGCACACCTTCTCTGCGATCCCCGACATCGAGCCGGACCGCGCCGCCGGGATCCGGACGACGGCGACGCTTCTGGGTGAGGGGCGGACCTACGCGTACTGCGTCGCCTGTTGGGTCGCCGCCGCGGTCGCGTTCGCCGCGGTCGACATCCGGCTCGGCGTGCTGCTCGGCGTGTACCCCGTCTTCGCGGCGTGGGTCGCCCGGTCGTCGATCGCAGTCGACCGCGCGTACTGGTGGTTCCCGGCGCTGAACACCGCCGTCGGCACCCTGCTGGCGATGGGGGGACTCTGGCGCGTCTACCCCGTCACGGAGGCCCTCGCGTGA
- the cruF gene encoding bisanhydrobacterioruberin hydratase, with amino-acid sequence MSDPAESAATSGRLGALRARLPDTRREAERLLDRIVRENRFTIAVLFPLVGAIALVGSAEGWVPEPLAFNPWFVLFGVLVMRSPLVVGVLPALDRRAVGWLGVLVAYTYAIELFGVATGWPYGTFEYTVSLGPMLGGVPLALPVFFIPLVVNAYLLCLLLLGPRASNGWLRLATVIAAVVAMDVVLDPGAVALGFWSFGGGAFFGVPLSNYAGWVLSATVAVVTLDRAFELGALGDRLRDCEFMLDDMVSFVILWGGINLWYGNLLPAAVAVAFGVGLVRADRFDATLFTQWR; translated from the coding sequence GTGAGCGACCCCGCCGAATCCGCCGCAACGTCGGGACGACTCGGCGCGCTCCGCGCCCGACTTCCCGACACGCGCCGCGAGGCGGAGCGTCTGCTCGACAGAATCGTCCGCGAGAACCGGTTTACGATTGCCGTGCTGTTCCCCCTCGTCGGTGCGATCGCACTCGTCGGCAGCGCGGAGGGGTGGGTGCCCGAGCCGCTCGCGTTTAACCCGTGGTTCGTGCTGTTCGGTGTGCTGGTGATGCGGTCGCCGCTCGTCGTCGGGGTGTTGCCCGCGCTCGACCGCCGCGCGGTCGGGTGGCTCGGGGTGCTCGTCGCGTACACCTACGCGATCGAGCTGTTCGGCGTCGCCACCGGGTGGCCCTACGGCACCTTCGAGTACACCGTGAGCCTCGGGCCGATGCTCGGCGGGGTGCCGCTGGCGCTCCCCGTCTTTTTCATTCCGCTCGTGGTGAACGCCTACCTGCTCTGTCTGCTGCTTCTCGGCCCGCGGGCGTCGAACGGGTGGCTCCGGCTCGCGACCGTGATCGCCGCGGTGGTCGCGATGGATGTGGTGCTCGACCCCGGCGCCGTCGCGCTCGGCTTTTGGAGCTTCGGCGGCGGCGCCTTCTTCGGTGTTCCCCTCTCGAACTACGCCGGCTGGGTGTTGTCGGCGACGGTCGCGGTGGTCACGCTCGACCGCGCGTTCGAACTTGGGGCGCTCGGCGATCGACTGCGCGACTGCGAATTCATGCTCGACGACATGGTGAGCTTCGTGATCCTCTGGGGCGGAATCAACCTCTGGTACGGGAATCTACTCCCCGCCGCCGTCGCGGTCGCATTCGGCGTCGGGCTCGTCCGCGCCGACCGATTCGATGCGACCCTGTTCACGCAGTGGCGGTGA
- a CDS encoding diadenylate cyclase, with translation MSGLAIEYGTHDRVREIVDRLTYCAEHVSVAFDGWDEPHVKGPGLYFAVVADRGYGAYADPMGDNRWPRKSCTTVFDEDAFVDAVETVSVKRDGGIVVAVDGEIEAQMVRFRDLGTRSGESTLVDDVSYEPWMGSRHMSAIETSVRPEVVATVTLSEETGRVSVFRNGDAESMERNELGGVWRVE, from the coding sequence ATGAGCGGGCTCGCGATCGAGTACGGCACCCATGATCGGGTCCGGGAGATCGTCGATCGGCTGACCTACTGCGCCGAACACGTCAGCGTCGCGTTCGACGGCTGGGACGAGCCGCACGTCAAGGGGCCGGGGCTCTACTTCGCGGTCGTCGCCGACCGCGGCTACGGCGCGTACGCCGACCCAATGGGCGACAACCGGTGGCCCCGAAAGAGCTGTACCACGGTGTTCGACGAGGACGCGTTCGTCGACGCCGTCGAGACGGTGAGCGTCAAGCGGGACGGCGGGATCGTCGTCGCGGTCGACGGCGAGATAGAGGCACAGATGGTGCGGTTCCGCGACCTTGGCACCCGGAGCGGCGAGTCCACCCTCGTCGACGACGTGAGCTACGAGCCGTGGATGGGGTCGCGGCATATGAGCGCGATCGAGACCTCAGTCCGGCCGGAGGTCGTAGCGACCGTGACGCTGAGCGAGGAGACCGGCCGGGTGAGCGTGTTCCGCAACGGCGACGCGGAGTCGATGGAGCGCAACGAGCTCGGCGGGGTGTGGCGCGTAGAGTAG
- a CDS encoding sodium:calcium antiporter, giving the protein MNLRHPLVAVALTLVLTVPWVGLFISYGGYGTVHPGENVTPLAAVVVAGVAILGAAFLLAWAAETAEKDVPQGFAIAVLAVLAVAPEYAVDALYAWQAGAGSAAAGNLAIANMTGANRILIGLGWSGIALFTIYRAKTTRDSAVERRPGFLTDAVTLNRDLATEITFLLAATAYAFLIPLRGGIGPIDSIVLVGLFVLYIAIVIRGDVEESDRHVGVPAYFQAYPKVPRIAVILFGFLFSGAIIFTAVHPFAEGLEQLGLQYGIPEFFMIQWLAPLASESPELIVVAYLVNKARSTAGFNTLISSKLNQWTLLIGTLAIVYSISAGAVGTLSFDAKQAAEIWITAAQSFFAIAIIVNFEINVREAVVLLVLFSSQVLTEFYVIRTYAEPAATEVSMTVLYAYTAVYAVIGVALFVKRRKSASKLVRRAISTARTAL; this is encoded by the coding sequence GTGAACCTTCGCCACCCGCTCGTGGCCGTCGCTCTGACGCTCGTCTTGACGGTCCCGTGGGTCGGACTGTTCATTTCGTACGGGGGATACGGAACAGTCCACCCGGGAGAGAACGTGACGCCGCTGGCGGCGGTCGTCGTGGCAGGGGTCGCGATTCTCGGAGCAGCGTTTCTGCTCGCGTGGGCGGCCGAGACCGCGGAGAAAGACGTTCCGCAGGGATTCGCCATCGCGGTTCTCGCCGTGCTTGCGGTCGCCCCGGAGTACGCGGTCGACGCGCTGTACGCGTGGCAGGCGGGCGCCGGATCGGCCGCGGCCGGAAATCTCGCGATCGCGAACATGACCGGTGCGAACCGTATCCTCATCGGGCTCGGGTGGTCTGGTATCGCGCTGTTTACGATCTATCGCGCCAAGACCACGCGTGATTCCGCAGTCGAACGCCGCCCAGGGTTCCTCACCGACGCGGTCACGCTCAACCGCGACCTCGCGACGGAGATCACGTTCCTCCTCGCCGCCACGGCGTACGCGTTTCTGATCCCGCTGCGAGGCGGGATCGGCCCGATCGACTCCATCGTGCTGGTCGGGCTGTTCGTGCTGTACATTGCCATCGTCATCCGAGGAGACGTCGAGGAGTCAGACCGACACGTCGGCGTTCCCGCCTACTTTCAAGCGTACCCGAAAGTGCCGCGGATCGCCGTCATTCTGTTCGGCTTCCTCTTCTCGGGCGCGATCATCTTCACCGCGGTTCACCCCTTCGCAGAGGGGCTCGAACAGTTGGGGCTCCAGTACGGCATCCCGGAGTTCTTCATGATCCAGTGGCTCGCGCCGCTGGCCTCGGAGAGCCCGGAGTTGATCGTCGTCGCGTACCTCGTGAACAAAGCTCGCTCGACGGCCGGGTTCAACACGCTCATCTCCTCAAAGCTCAACCAGTGGACCCTGCTCATCGGAACGCTCGCGATCGTGTACTCGATCTCGGCCGGCGCCGTCGGCACCCTCTCGTTCGACGCCAAGCAGGCCGCGGAGATCTGGATCACCGCGGCACAGAGCTTCTTCGCCATCGCGATCATCGTGAACTTCGAGATCAACGTGCGCGAGGCGGTCGTCCTGCTCGTGCTGTTCAGTTCGCAGGTCCTCACGGAGTTCTACGTCATCCGAACGTACGCTGAGCCGGCCGCGACCGAGGTGAGCATGACGGTGTTGTACGCGTACACCGCGGTCTACGCCGTCATCGGTGTCGCGCTGTTCGTCAAGCGTCGGAAGAGCGCCAGCAAACTCGTTCGGCGTGCGATTTCGACGGCGCGGACCGCGTTGTGA
- a CDS encoding nitric-oxide reductase large subunit, producing MELTRKTIAKVIVAAFLLNLVVMGAGAWFAYQEAPPIPEEVVGPDGETIATGETVQDGKAAFQQYGLMNHGSILGNGAYYGEDYTAETLDLKTEHMREYYAQEEYGAGYDSLSSSERAAVDQTVRDDLDGAHDGSDTVQYSAAEAYAHEQVRETYVERYHEGDRDRGVPVGMIESTEEAEDFADFALWTAWFSHTDRPDGGNSYTNEWPYSPAAGNDATGAAMTWSVIAMVLLVAAAGAGILLYKSVKLPEPSAEGIAVPEPGDVSIFPSQRAALRFIPIAAGLFVAQVLLGGLLAHFYIERAGFFGIEELFGIHILQVLPFSIAKTWHIDLGILWIASTWLGAGLFLPPLLTGHEPRNQARYVNVLLGALVTVVVGGMGGIWLGANGYFDGQLWWLLGNEGLEYLEVGKVWQGGLLVGFVLWAILAIRGLKPLLDREPVYGLAHMILYAGGSITLLFVAGFMFTPSTNMAVTEFWRWWVVHMWVEGAFEFFIVAIIGLTLVSMNLLSRRSAEKAVMLQALLVMGTGVIGVSHHYWWIGMPDYWVPIGSIFSTLELLPLIFILYEAIGQYRAMTESGGFPYTLPFMFIVASGVWNFVGAGVLGFFINLPLINYYEHGTYLTVGHAHAAMFGAFGFLALGMVAYMLQLSIDPERWDGSWLRASFWCWNVGLALMVFVSVLPVGFLQLEVAFTEGYAAARSLAFYEGPLVQTLFWARLPGDSLLILGTVIYFADLIRKRFVLRRSADDPSVDDMAVAEGVLNDDD from the coding sequence ATGGAACTCACACGCAAGACGATCGCGAAGGTCATCGTCGCGGCGTTCCTGTTGAATCTGGTCGTAATGGGCGCCGGGGCGTGGTTCGCGTACCAGGAGGCGCCGCCGATTCCCGAGGAGGTCGTCGGTCCCGACGGCGAGACGATCGCCACCGGGGAGACGGTGCAAGACGGGAAGGCGGCGTTCCAGCAGTACGGGCTGATGAACCACGGGTCGATACTCGGTAACGGCGCGTACTACGGCGAGGACTACACCGCCGAAACGCTCGATCTGAAGACCGAGCACATGCGCGAGTACTACGCGCAGGAGGAGTACGGCGCCGGCTACGACTCGCTCAGCTCCTCCGAGCGCGCGGCGGTCGACCAGACGGTCCGCGACGACCTCGACGGCGCGCACGACGGGAGCGACACCGTCCAGTACTCCGCCGCGGAAGCGTACGCCCACGAGCAGGTGCGCGAGACGTACGTCGAGCGCTACCACGAGGGCGACCGCGATCGGGGCGTTCCGGTCGGGATGATCGAGTCGACGGAGGAGGCCGAGGACTTCGCCGACTTCGCACTGTGGACGGCGTGGTTCTCTCACACCGATCGGCCCGACGGCGGCAACTCCTACACGAACGAGTGGCCTTACTCGCCGGCCGCCGGCAACGACGCCACCGGCGCTGCGATGACGTGGAGCGTGATCGCCATGGTGCTGCTCGTCGCCGCGGCGGGGGCGGGGATCCTCCTGTACAAGTCGGTGAAGCTTCCGGAGCCGTCGGCGGAGGGGATCGCCGTGCCGGAGCCGGGCGACGTGAGCATCTTCCCGAGCCAGCGCGCGGCGCTCCGGTTCATCCCGATCGCCGCCGGGCTGTTCGTAGCGCAGGTGCTGTTGGGAGGGTTACTGGCGCACTTCTACATCGAACGGGCCGGATTCTTCGGGATCGAGGAACTCTTCGGGATCCACATCCTGCAGGTGCTCCCCTTCTCGATCGCGAAGACGTGGCACATCGATCTCGGAATACTCTGGATCGCGTCGACGTGGCTCGGCGCCGGGCTGTTCCTCCCGCCGCTTCTCACCGGCCATGAGCCGAGGAATCAGGCGCGGTACGTCAACGTCCTGCTCGGCGCGCTGGTGACCGTCGTCGTCGGCGGGATGGGCGGCATCTGGCTCGGCGCGAACGGCTACTTCGATGGCCAGCTGTGGTGGCTCCTCGGTAACGAGGGGTTAGAGTACCTCGAAGTCGGGAAAGTGTGGCAGGGCGGCCTACTCGTCGGCTTCGTGCTCTGGGCGATCCTCGCGATCCGCGGGCTCAAGCCGCTGCTCGACCGCGAGCCGGTGTACGGGCTCGCGCACATGATCCTCTACGCGGGCGGCTCGATCACCTTGCTGTTCGTCGCCGGTTTCATGTTCACGCCGTCGACGAACATGGCCGTCACGGAATTCTGGCGGTGGTGGGTCGTCCACATGTGGGTCGAGGGCGCCTTCGAGTTCTTCATCGTCGCGATCATCGGACTCACGCTCGTCTCGATGAACCTCCTGTCGCGGCGCAGCGCCGAGAAGGCCGTGATGCTGCAGGCCCTGCTCGTGATGGGGACCGGTGTCATCGGCGTCTCGCACCACTACTGGTGGATCGGGATGCCCGACTACTGGGTCCCGATCGGGAGCATCTTCTCGACGCTGGAGCTGCTCCCGCTGATCTTCATCCTCTACGAGGCGATCGGGCAGTACCGAGCGATGACCGAATCCGGCGGGTTCCCCTACACACTCCCCTTCATGTTCATCGTCGCCAGCGGGGTGTGGAACTTCGTCGGCGCCGGGGTGCTCGGCTTCTTCATCAACCTCCCGCTGATCAACTACTACGAGCACGGCACCTACCTCACTGTGGGGCACGCCCACGCCGCGATGTTCGGCGCGTTCGGCTTCCTCGCGCTCGGGATGGTGGCGTACATGCTCCAGCTGTCGATCGACCCCGAGCGCTGGGACGGCTCGTGGCTCCGAGCGTCGTTCTGGTGTTGGAACGTCGGGCTCGCACTGATGGTGTTCGTCTCGGTGCTCCCCGTCGGGTTCCTCCAACTGGAGGTCGCGTTCACGGAGGGCTACGCCGCGGCGCGCAGCCTCGCGTTCTACGAGGGGCCGCTCGTCCAGACGCTGTTCTGGGCGCGGCTCCCGGGCGACAGCCTGCTCATCTTGGGAACCGTGATCTACTTCGCGGACCTGATTCGCAAGCGGTTCGTCCTGCGGCGTTCCGCTGACGACCCGAGCGTCGACGACATGGCCGTCGCCGAGGGAGTTCTCAACGACGACGACTGA
- a CDS encoding MoaD/ThiS family protein has product MPTTREATTSESASASETTTETTVTVRCTGHVRTELGKYEFEYTFEGDTLREFLDELFVEYPELQEMLIAESEEESTHSGWAPTPEELPGTWTKNPVGEQTIAYARILVNGHFNENEKGFDTELEEGDRVALVYPFMFCC; this is encoded by the coding sequence ATGCCAACGACCCGCGAGGCGACGACGTCAGAGTCCGCGAGCGCGTCCGAAACGACGACCGAAACCACCGTCACGGTGCGTTGCACCGGTCACGTCCGGACGGAGCTCGGGAAGTACGAGTTCGAGTACACGTTCGAGGGAGACACCCTCAGGGAGTTCCTCGACGAGCTGTTCGTAGAGTACCCGGAGCTCCAGGAGATGCTGATCGCGGAAAGCGAGGAAGAGTCGACCCACAGCGGCTGGGCGCCGACGCCGGAGGAGCTACCGGGGACGTGGACGAAGAACCCGGTCGGCGAGCAGACGATCGCGTACGCCCGGATCCTCGTGAACGGTCACTTCAACGAGAACGAGAAGGGGTTCGACACCGAGCTGGAGGAGGGCGACCGGGTCGCGCTGGTGTACCCGTTCATGTTCTGCTGTTAG
- a CDS encoding pentapeptide repeat-containing protein, which yields MREADLRETDLRETDLRETDLQETDLRETD from the coding sequence CTGCGAGAGGCCGACCTGCGAGAGACCGACCTGCGAGAGACCGACCTGCGAGAGACCGACCTGCAAGAGACCGACCTGCGAGAGACCGACTAG
- a CDS encoding multicopper oxidase domain-containing protein has product MTRDGDDTGRRIASRRGFLSAAAALGTVGLAGCGAPRADAGEGAENAVTDETVQQQVEEWSGSDSTGVETDHPYTSPRTTIDLDERDGQITVSTTPCRHQLLGEDTQGGPWELPEVWAWQTPDTDPSVPGPLLRVTEGTQLEITYDNSAHNRPHTFHVHGLSKDWMDDGVPTTTGQQVAPGEEYTYEIDANQPGTHFYHCHYQTQNHLDMGMYGILRVDPEGYEAPDKEAFMTIKDWDTRLSASTAGGDVDFSHRDRNPDAFTVNGRSAPYTFHPEQGSPLIVEEGDQVRIHFVNAGYESHAMHNHNHGFTVVEKDGGVIPEAARHREDVIPIAPAERKTIEFTADADPGVYALHCHKVNHAMNGDSYPGGMIGGMVYESAMDSEQFASVMEMAGYEA; this is encoded by the coding sequence ATGACGAGAGACGGCGACGACACCGGGCGACGCATCGCTTCCAGACGCGGCTTCCTCTCGGCGGCCGCCGCACTCGGCACCGTCGGGCTCGCGGGGTGTGGCGCTCCGCGAGCGGATGCCGGGGAGGGCGCGGAGAACGCGGTCACCGACGAGACGGTCCAACAGCAGGTCGAGGAGTGGTCAGGAAGCGACTCTACGGGCGTGGAGACGGATCACCCGTACACGTCCCCGCGAACGACGATCGACCTCGACGAGCGGGACGGGCAGATCACGGTGTCCACGACCCCGTGTCGCCACCAGCTGCTCGGCGAGGACACGCAGGGCGGTCCGTGGGAGCTCCCCGAGGTCTGGGCGTGGCAGACGCCGGACACGGATCCGAGCGTCCCCGGCCCGTTGCTCCGGGTAACCGAGGGAACCCAACTGGAGATCACCTACGACAACTCGGCGCACAACCGCCCGCACACCTTCCACGTCCACGGGCTCAGCAAGGACTGGATGGACGACGGCGTCCCGACGACGACGGGCCAGCAGGTCGCGCCCGGCGAGGAGTATACCTACGAGATTGACGCGAACCAGCCGGGCACCCACTTTTACCACTGCCACTACCAGACGCAGAACCATCTCGATATGGGGATGTACGGGATCCTTCGCGTCGACCCGGAGGGGTACGAAGCCCCCGACAAGGAGGCGTTCATGACGATCAAAGACTGGGACACTCGCCTGTCCGCCTCGACGGCTGGCGGCGACGTGGACTTCAGCCACCGCGACCGCAACCCCGACGCCTTCACCGTGAACGGTCGTTCCGCGCCGTACACATTCCACCCCGAACAGGGCTCCCCCTTGATCGTCGAGGAGGGCGATCAGGTGCGGATCCACTTCGTCAACGCCGGCTACGAGTCACACGCGATGCACAACCACAACCACGGCTTCACCGTGGTCGAGAAGGATGGCGGCGTCATCCCCGAGGCCGCCAGGCACCGTGAGGACGTGATCCCCATCGCACCCGCCGAGCGGAAGACGATCGAGTTCACCGCCGACGCCGACCCGGGTGTCTACGCGCTCCACTGTCACAAGGTGAACCACGCGATGAACGGCGACAGCTACCCCGGCGGCATGATCGGCGGGATGGTGTACGAGAGCGCGATGGACTCAGAGCAGTTCGCCTCCGTGATGGAGATGGCGGGCTACGAAGCCTAG